Sequence from the Thermocoleostomius sinensis A174 genome:
CTCGGTGTGCGCCTGTTGTATTCCATTACCACTCGTAGTTTGAGAACCCGCAGTCAAGCGTGGTTGCAGCGTTAGACGCTCTTTGATTCAACTCTTCGATTCAACCTTTTGATTACAACCCTCAAATTTAGTCTAAATCTAGACATAGGAGCGATCGAATGTCCAAGGTGAAACTGGTCATGTTTGACATGGCAGGCACAACCGTAAAAGACGACAACGAAGTGCAAACCTGCTTCTTTATTGCAGCAGACAAAACAGGATTAACGGCTGAAGCCGATCGCGTTAATGCCATGATGGGCTGGGCTAAAAAGCAAGTCTTTCAAATCCTGTGGCGCGATCAAATTGGAGCCGATCATCCAGACTATGCAACTCACGTCGAGACTTCCTACGCTGCCTTTCGCCATGCCCTGGAACATCACTATCAAACTCAGCCAGTTCACCCCACCGCAGGCTGTCTGGAACTTTTTGAGTGGTTACGATCGCAATCGATCGCGATCGGCTTAAACACCGGATTTTATCGGAAAGTGACGGATATTATTCTGTCTCGTTTAGGGTGGAACCAGGGATTAAATAGCGATTACGTAGGTTCCTCCGATGCCATCATCCAAGTTTCCGTTACACCTTCCGAAATTTACAACCAGGAAGGTCGTCCCGCTCCCTACATGATTCAGAAAGCGATGTACAAACTTGGTATCAAAGATCCGCAAACCGTAATCACGATTGGCGATACTCCCTCTGATTTAGAAGCCGGTATCAATGCTCACTGCCTCATGTCCTTGGGCATCACCCACGGAACTCACACCCGCTCACAACTAAAGAACTATGCCAATCACGGAGTACTAGATTCTTTGAACGAACTAAAGGATAAAATCATAGCGATCGACCATCATCTTCTATAAAGCAAAAATCTTTATCATTCCTCCCTACTCCCTCTTCCCCACTCTCCTCCTGCCATGACTCACGCAGATGTTCTAATTGTCGGTGCTGGTATTGTCGGCTTAGCCCACGCCCTAGCCTTTGCCAAACGCGGACAATCGGTCGTAGTGTTTGAACGCAATCCGCAAGCAATGGGCGCATCGATCCGTAACTTCGGCATGGTTTGGCCGATCGGGCAACCGCAG
This genomic interval carries:
- a CDS encoding HAD family hydrolase; amino-acid sequence: MSKVKLVMFDMAGTTVKDDNEVQTCFFIAADKTGLTAEADRVNAMMGWAKKQVFQILWRDQIGADHPDYATHVETSYAAFRHALEHHYQTQPVHPTAGCLELFEWLRSQSIAIGLNTGFYRKVTDIILSRLGWNQGLNSDYVGSSDAIIQVSVTPSEIYNQEGRPAPYMIQKAMYKLGIKDPQTVITIGDTPSDLEAGINAHCLMSLGITHGTHTRSQLKNYANHGVLDSLNELKDKIIAIDHHLL